Within the Catalinimonas niigatensis genome, the region TCATAGCGTTACCAATAATTTCAGCATAAATTTTTGCACCCCGTGCTTTGGCATGTTCATAATCTTCCAGAATAAGAGATCCTGCACCTTCACCGAGTACAAAGCCATCCCGATCTTTGTCAAAAGGTCGCGATGCAGATTCGGGTGAGTCGTTTCTTTCCGAGAGTGCTTTCATCGCTCCAAAACCACCTACTCCAGCTTCACAGATTGCAGCTTCAGAACCACCGGTAACAATCATATCCGCTTTTCCTAATTTGATATAGGTATAAGAGTCAATGATGGCATGAGTAGCAGAGGCACAAGCAGAAACAGTAGCGAAATTAGGGCCACGAAAGCCATACTTGATAGAAATATGACCGGGAGTGATATCCACAATCATCTTTGGAATAAAGAAAGGATTAAAACGAGGAGTACCATCCCCTTGGGCAAAATAGGACACTTCTTCCTGAAATGTTTTGAGCCCACCAATGCCAGAACCCCAAATCACGCCTACCCGATCAGGATCAACCTTATCCAAGGAGATACCAGAGTCTAGAATCGCTTCATCTGCGGCAACCATTGCAAACTGAGTGCAAGGGTCCATTTTACGGGCTTCTTTTCTATCAAAAAAATCAATAGGGTCAAAACCTTTGAGTTCACAGGCAAATCTGGTTCTGAATTTCTCCGCATCAAATCTGGTAATAGGAACAGACCCACTTACTCCGTTGGAAAGGCCTTGCCAATATTCTTGGACGGTATTTCCTACTGGTGTGAGTGCGCCTAATCCTGTAACTACAACTCTCCTTGAATTCATAAAAAGGGGATAGCTTCTATAAATTATTTCTTAACGTTTTCTTCCAGATAAGATATGGCCTGGCCTACTGTAGAAATGTTTTCAGCTTGGTCATCGGGAATAGAAATGTTGAATTCTTTTTCAAATTCCATGATTAATTCAACGGTATCCAGGGAGTCAGCACCCAGGTCGTTGGTGAAGCTTGCTTCGGGAGTCACCTCTGACTCTTCTACTCCAAGTTTGTCAATAATGATACCTTTTACTTTTTGCGCTATTTCA harbors:
- the fabF gene encoding beta-ketoacyl-ACP synthase II, producing the protein MNSRRVVVTGLGALTPVGNTVQEYWQGLSNGVSGSVPITRFDAEKFRTRFACELKGFDPIDFFDRKEARKMDPCTQFAMVAADEAILDSGISLDKVDPDRVGVIWGSGIGGLKTFQEEVSYFAQGDGTPRFNPFFIPKMIVDITPGHISIKYGFRGPNFATVSACASATHAIIDSYTYIKLGKADMIVTGGSEAAICEAGVGGFGAMKALSERNDSPESASRPFDKDRDGFVLGEGAGSLILEDYEHAKARGAKIYAEIIGNAMTGDAYHITAPHPEGIGVKQVMLLALKDAGINAQEVDYINVHGTSTSLGDISEVNAIKDVFGEHAYKLNISSTKSMTGHLLGAAGAIEAVATIMAIQNNLVPPTINHFTDDENIDQNLNLTFNKAQEKTVNTAISNTFGFGGHNTSVVFRKFEA
- a CDS encoding acyl carrier protein → MSEIAQKVKGIIIDKLGVEESEVTPEASFTNDLGADSLDTVELIMEFEKEFNISIPDDQAENISTVGQAISYLEENVKK